A stretch of DNA from Methanoplanus endosymbiosus:
CATCAGATCTTATCTGCTCACCAAAGTCAAACCCTTCCCTGTTTGTCATGATGGCAAGCCCGTGATCGCCAAGAGTGCCGCTTACGATTATAATATCTCCGGGTTTTAGTGAACTGTCGCGGACCGGTTTTTCTGCTATTCCTATCCCGGCCGTATTTATGGCAATGCCGTCAATTTCACCTTTTGCAAGGACTTTTGTATCCCCGGTAACGATTGCAGCGCCTGCCTCTTCAAGGGCATTGTCCATGGACTGAACTATTTTTTCAAGGATTTCAATGTCAAAACCCTCTTCAATGATCATTGAGCATGTGAGTGCAAGTGGTTTTCCGCCCATCATTGCCAGATCGTTTGCAGTTCCGCATACTGCAATCCGTCCTATGTCACCTCCGGGGAAGAAGAGCGGTCTTACAACATGCGAGTCAGTTGTCAGGACAATATTTTTTCCGGCAATGGGAATTACTGCGCCGTCATCAAGTGATTCCAGCCCTATCCCTCCGGCATTGTTATTCTTATATTTTGTCAGTGTCTCTCCGAGAAGTTCTCCAAAAACAGCCCCTCCCGCACCATGCATCATATTGATCTTCATTCTTCGTCAACCTCTATTTCGATATTTGTGACTCTGATTTCCCTGCCGTCCACGATTTCAGGCATGCTCCCGCAGTTTGGGCATACATATTTTTCACTGCCCTCATATCCGCATTTGCAGACCGATTTTACGGGTGCGTCAGTATATTCGAGGATACAGTCCTTAAAGAGCGGATCTTCATCCCGCATGGTGTTGAATAAAAATACCACCTGCTCAGGATTGACCATCGTCATCTCTCCGACAGACATGTGGACTTTATTTATCTTGGTGGCGGAGTTGTCAAGGGCTGTCCTTTTTGCGGTTGCAAAAATATCGTATGCTATTGAATATTCGTGCATTATTCCTCCATAGCCGCATAGACCTCCTTAAAGATCTGAAGGGTCTGAAGGGCATCCTCACGGCTCAGCTTCTGGATAGCAAAACCTACGTGGACCAGTACAAATTCGCCTACTTTTACATCAATGAGATCTATTCTGACTTCCTGCTGAAGTTCGCCGTAATCTACAACAGCTATATTTCCATCCTTTATCTCCAGCACTTCTGCCGGAACTGCAATACACATGTAACAATCGCCTCATGAAAGAGTTAGAACTTAATCTCTTTAAAATTAACGAAAAAAGCATAGATCTGTGATACAGGTCATTGTATTCGTATTTTTACAGTTAATTTAAATTACGGACCGGAAGTGAAAAAGATTGACTCCTGTCAGTAATGGAATTATATTTCAAAAAGGAGCGCCGAGAAGGAGATTTGAACTCCTGAGGTGGAATCACCAGTGGCTTTCAAGGCCACCGCCTTACCGGACTAGACTATCTCGGCCCGCTCTACTAATGTTGAAGCTTATACTTAAAAAATGATGTGGTTTTATCTTCTTCTCAGGGATACTGCAATAATGGAGAGAACAACTGCAATGAGTGTGCCTATTATTGTTTCAGGGCCTGACTGTGTGGCTTCAGTCTCTGAAGGTTCTTTAAAATACCCTGATGCGTCTGCGCTTACAGTCAGTGATGAAGCGCCCTCCGCATTTATCATAACATAGCCGCTCTCAGATTCACTGGCAGGAGAGACCCTTATGTACACAGTCTGGCTGCTCACCGGAATTGTGAACTCCTCGGCATCTGTGCTCTGGTGGCTGTTGATGGTAACAGAAGCAGTTTTGCCGTCAGTATAGCTGAGTGTCCAGTCCTTCCCTTCCGAAGTATATACATGAAGCTCTCCGGTTGCAGTCTCTGCCTTAAAGTATGCGGGCGATGAAACGGATGCGAAAGCCTCTGCTGCCAGAGGCTTTATGGTCACAGACGGCTTTTCAGTGCTGCCCGGAACTGTCGGCGCTGCTGTTGGTGAAGATGGTATCAGGTAATATTCGGTGTGACTGATTACTCCTTTTGGATCGTAGAAATATACCTGATAAGTGCCTTCTTTGTACACCGGAATGTCAAGCGAAAAACTTCCGGCACTGTCTGTGCTCACCCATTCTCTGGGAAAGACGGTGCCGTAATCATTCTTTGCCATTATCTCAATTCCACTGTCACCCCTTGTTGTGCTTCTTCCTTCAATCTCAAGGATGCCGTTGAACTTCTGTTCTGTAGGGGATGTCAGGAATATCTCATCCGAACGGTCAACAATGGTGAATATTTTGGTTATATCTGAACTGCCGCCGAGGTCTTCTTTGTAACCCTTTGGCACTTCAAGTTTGTACTGTCCCGTTTTAAGTCCGGTTGTATCAAAAGAGACTGACCAGTCTCCGCCCTCCTGAATTACAAACGACTGTCTGTCAACTTCAATTATTGAATTGCTATTGGAGTACAGGACAAGTTCCATCGTTATTCCGGCCGGAAGGGTGCTTGTCCCTTCAGCAATTATCATGTCCCCCTCATACACGGTTGCCGGCATATCATAGTTCATGACATATGCTGATCCTGTGCATATGGCAGCTGCTGCTATCAGCAGTATCCAGCAGATCTTTTTCATATCTACACGATCATAACTACTAACACTAAATGATATCCATTACAACTGAGAAACCTCTGGCGTGCTGGCCTGGCACGGATAACTACAGCGGGGCGGAAGTAAAATGCCTCACAGTGATTTTTAAGACATCGGGATGCAGGTGGAATAAATGCCTGATGTGCGGGTACCGTTTTGAGAGATACCATGATATCTGCGATGAAGAGCTTGGAAAGAGGCTTATCGCGCAGGTGAACTGGGTAAAGGAGAATTTTAACCTCTCCGGTTTTGATATGATCAAGATCTTCACATCCGGAAGTTTCTTTGATCCTGAAGAGGTTCCGCCTGAGGTGCTGGAATATGCGGGCGGTGTATTTAGGGGAAAGATTGTCATTGCCGAGACGAGGGCTGAGTATGTGGAGAGGGACTCTGTAAGGGGTTTTCTGGATGCAGTCAATGATGGCACACATGAAATGCCGCTTTACATTGCAATGGGCCTTGAGACCACTGACGATTTCATCAGGGAGAAATGTATTGACAAGGGTCTGACCTTTGATGAATACAAAGGTGCGGCAGGCGAGGTCAGGGCTGCCGGCGCAGGTGTTAAGACCTATCTTATGATGAAGCCGCTCTTCCTCACGGAGAAAGAGGCAATTGATGATATGAAAAAATCCCTTCGCGAATGTTCGGAATATTCCGATATGATCTCAATGAATCTCTGTACAATACAGGGCCGGACTGAAGTTGAGCATTACTGGAAGAGAAGGGAGTACCGTACGCCATATCTGTGGAGTGTCCTTGATGTCCTGATCGATGCTGACAGGCACATCTTATGCGATCCTGTCGGCGGAGGAAAAGTGCGCGGGCCGCATAACTGTGGTGAATGTGATCATGACATCGTTGATGGCATAAGGACGTATTCACTCAACTACGACCGTGAACTGTTAAGGGCGCTCTTTGAGAGGGGCTGCCGCTGCAAAGAGGAATGGGAGTTTGTGCTGGATGAGGAGAAGCCTTACTGCATGCCTCTGACGAGATGAATCAGAAGATAGAGACTTAGGTGATAGTAAAACATCAGGCTCTGCTTCAGCAGAGATGCTGATCTGCTATGGTGGGATGTCAAGTCCTGACTTAACTGATAATGTTCAGATCAGCCGGTAGATGGCGGTAAAATAAGATCTGAATTATTTTTATTTTTTTGTGGCCGCACCGTATTGGTTCGGGGTGGTCTGTTACAACCGTAAAAAACAGGCGGAAAAAATTATTTTGGCCGGGGTTTTAATCCGGAATTTCTTTTAAATTATTTATTCCTGGCTCTTTTTGCTGAGTGATTTTGCAAGGAGTGGCAGAAATGCACCTGCATCGCTTACAACACCGATAGCCTGACTTGTTCCCCTGTCCATCAGTTTTGTCACTGATGCCGGGTTAATATCAACGCAGATGGTCTTTACAAATGACGGCAGGCAGTTTCCTATCGCAACCGAATGCAGCAGTGTTCCAATCATAATTACCATGTCAAGGCCGTGCAGATGCTCTCTCATTATCTCCTGTGCTTCTATAACATCGGTGATAACATCCGGGAGCGGGCCGTCATCACGTATTGACCCTGCAAGTATGAATGGGATTTCATTTTTTATGCATTCATACATTATGCCCTTCTTTATTATTCCCTGATCTACGGCATTCCTGATCGATCCTGCTCTTATTACCTCACTGATTGCATAGATGTGGTTTTTATGCCCGCCGGGAGTCAGTTTTCCGGAGTCAAGATCCATGCCGAGAGATGTGCCGAAGAGATTGTACTCTATATCGTGGGTTGCCAGTGCATTACCTCCAAAGAGGACATCGACATAGCCTTCCCTGATAATCTCAGCAAGCGCCGGGGCTGCCCGTGTATGAATTATTGCAGGGCCGCCAACAATTCCGATCTTCCCGCCGTTTTTCCTGATCTCAAGCATCTCATCCGCAATTTTGGCAATAATCGTCTCACTGGGCCTCTCGGATGAGACAGTATTCTGCATAAATTCAAAGGAGTTTACCTTTCTTGATCTCTCCGGCGGAACAATTCTGACACCTTTCTCCCCGATTACGACAAGATCTCCTTTTTTGAGCCTTGACAGCGGTGTGCATACGGCCCTGTCTTCATCAGGTTTTATAATTATCAGGCAGTCCATCTCAATATATTCAACATCAATCCATCTGTCGTTATATTTAAGAAATGTCGGATGGTTTGTTGTTGAATAAAAGCCCTTTGGGACCACTTTGTCTGCCTCTGCTGCTTTCAGTGTGACATCCTCCACTTCCGGCATTTTGGCTCCGAGGCGGTGAAGTTCGCTTAATATTTCCTCTAAGAGTTCTTCGGATTCTGCTGTTACTATAAGACGTGCATAACTTGTATCCTGCTTTTTTTTGCCCACATCAAATGTAATTAGTTCAAAATTGCCTCCCATATCAATTATTTTATCATATACGCGGGTTATTATGCCTGAATCAATAATGTGCCCTTCAAGTTCGATCTCTCTGGAAGAATCCATGGGAATAAAGTCGTTTTATAATGTTAATATTTTTTTGCTGATAGCATACCTGTGTAAGAAGTCCGGTGAAATTTCATATCAAAATCCGGGAAATTATCAATCACTATCTGTTTTTCTGCCTGAGATCATAAATTTTTCAAATAGTGACAGTTCTTCCGGTGTGTTGATATTATAACCAAGCGAGATGTCATCCGAGATTACTTTCAGTTCATCCTGCTCTTCTTTCATTCTGCTTCCTTTTACAATATTCAGTCCGGTGGGGCAGGCATTAACTCCCTCAATCTTCTCCCGGTAATTGCAGCTGAAGCTGATCTCCCTGACAAGATCTTCCGGAATCCATACAGAACATGAATCTTTTCCGGACTCTGAGTACTTTCTGCATATCTCATCTATTGTCCGGCTGGTAATTCCGGGTATGTCTGAAGCGCATGTAAGAAATGCTGATCTCTCATCTGTCTCTATTGTAAATTCTATCAGATCTTCCACATATCC
This window harbors:
- a CDS encoding NTP transferase domain-containing protein is translated as MLALIMAGGKGTRLGMGEKPLVRILDRPMIDYIVTAFEEAGHEAIIALSDNVPMTKNWCRVNGVEYYCAGGLGYVEDLIEFTIETDERSAFLTCASDIPGITSRTIDEICRKYSESGKDSCSVWIPEDLVREISFSCNYREKIEGVNACPTGLNIVKGSRMKEEQDELKVISDDISLGYNINTPEELSLFEKFMISGRKTDSD
- a CDS encoding archaeosine biosynthesis radical SAM protein RaSEA, which encodes MISITTEKPLACWPGTDNYSGAEVKCLTVIFKTSGCRWNKCLMCGYRFERYHDICDEELGKRLIAQVNWVKENFNLSGFDMIKIFTSGSFFDPEEVPPEVLEYAGGVFRGKIVIAETRAEYVERDSVRGFLDAVNDGTHEMPLYIAMGLETTDDFIREKCIDKGLTFDEYKGAAGEVRAAGAGVKTYLMMKPLFLTEKEAIDDMKKSLRECSEYSDMISMNLCTIQGRTEVEHYWKRREYRTPYLWSVLDVLIDADRHILCDPVGGGKVRGPHNCGECDHDIVDGIRTYSLNYDRELLRALFERGCRCKEEWEFVLDEEKPYCMPLTR
- a CDS encoding HypC/HybG/HupF family hydrogenase formation chaperone, encoding MCIAVPAEVLEIKDGNIAVVDYGELQQEVRIDLIDVKVGEFVLVHVGFAIQKLSREDALQTLQIFKEVYAAMEE
- a CDS encoding hydrogenase maturation nickel metallochaperone HypA/HybF → MHEYSIAYDIFATAKRTALDNSATKINKVHMSVGEMTMVNPEQVVFLFNTMRDEDPLFKDCILEYTDAPVKSVCKCGYEGSEKYVCPNCGSMPEIVDGREIRVTNIEIEVDEE
- a CDS encoding ornithine cyclodeaminase; translated protein: MDSSREIELEGHIIDSGIITRVYDKIIDMGGNFELITFDVGKKKQDTSYARLIVTAESEELLEEILSELHRLGAKMPEVEDVTLKAAEADKVVPKGFYSTTNHPTFLKYNDRWIDVEYIEMDCLIIIKPDEDRAVCTPLSRLKKGDLVVIGEKGVRIVPPERSRKVNSFEFMQNTVSSERPSETIIAKIADEMLEIRKNGGKIGIVGGPAIIHTRAAPALAEIIREGYVDVLFGGNALATHDIEYNLFGTSLGMDLDSGKLTPGGHKNHIYAISEVIRAGSIRNAVDQGIIKKGIMYECIKNEIPFILAGSIRDDGPLPDVITDVIEAQEIMREHLHGLDMVIMIGTLLHSVAIGNCLPSFVKTICVDINPASVTKLMDRGTSQAIGVVSDAGAFLPLLAKSLSKKSQE
- the hypE gene encoding hydrogenase expression/formation protein HypE translates to MKINMMHGAGGAVFGELLGETLTKYKNNNAGGIGLESLDDGAVIPIAGKNIVLTTDSHVVRPLFFPGGDIGRIAVCGTANDLAMMGGKPLALTCSMIIEEGFDIEILEKIVQSMDNALEEAGAAIVTGDTKVLAKGEIDGIAINTAGIGIAEKPVRDSSLKPGDIIIVSGTLGDHGLAIMTNREGFDFGEQIRSDVAPVWNLVNAAMQAGEVHAMKDPTRGGFSNAINEMAEKSGVQVRISEEKLPIRKSVRSASELLGINPLDVANEGKVVMGVAPEDAEAILAAIRKEKYGKDATIVGRVVEGKSVIMETGIGGERFIEPPVGDPVPRVC